The window CATCTGATTTTCTACTTCTTGAACCAATACTGTAAGAGATACGCCCAAAGACCCCGCGAGGGCATGAAGCGTGGCCAGGCTTGGCTGGTGTCTCCGGCTTTCCAGAAGCGAGACATAACGCATGCTCAACCCGGCCCGATGGGCAAGTTCCTCCTGTGAGAGCCCCGCCTCTCTTCGGCGGTCCCGCAAGACTTTCGCAAAAGCGTTGAGAATCGTTGTGTCGGGTTCGGTAATCGATCCGACACGCAGGAAAAATCCCTCTTGCGCTATGAAGTATTCTGTGAATTTTTGATGTCGAGCGTAAAGAAAGGAACTGTCATGAGTGAAGACGCGATGATTGAATGCCCGTTCTGTGCGAGCGCCCTGAAAGCACATGCCACCGTCTGCCCAAACTGCCAGGCTGTGAGGGGGGCTGGAGCAGACACGCACGGAAACGTTCGCGGGAGTGGGTATGTCGCTTTCATTCGCGTTCTGCTTGGCGGGTGGGCGATGGTAATCGTCATCAGTTTGATGATTGGCATTTTCAGGAACGAGGGGGGGCCGCTTGTTCTGTCGATGGTCCTTGGGATTACCTGGCTCCCCTTGTTCCTTAAAAATATCGGACTTATTTTCAACAACGGGCAAGAAGACCGTTGGTATCGAAAGACGTAACCTCCGTCAGCAATAGCATCATTGGAAAAAGCCCCGCCGAAGCGGGGCTTTTC is drawn from Paracoccus tegillarcae and contains these coding sequences:
- a CDS encoding helix-turn-helix domain-containing protein, encoding MPVVENKSDIFKEQGEPGNPKDHRQNKRPPLVPENANHQTDDDYHRPPAKQNANESDIPTPANVSVRVCSSPPHSLAVWADGGMCFQGARTERAFNHRVFTHDSSFLYARHQKFTEYFIAQEGFFLRVGSITEPDTTILNAFAKVLRDRRREAGLSQEELAHRAGLSMRYVSLLESRRHQPSLATLHALAGSLGVSLTVLVQEVENQMKS